A single Pseudomonadota bacterium DNA region contains:
- a CDS encoding arginine N-succinyltransferase: MTRQESKKGFSGLQVFGIAVLVMIVAVAGTIFAARAWFFPRPFKPVVLSQQEEKRLERKLEQFERPGYKPLPVPKASNSKPQKNDWLSDGRLKPEAYSEKGASREINLSERELNGLLAKNTDLARKVAIDLSEDLVSARLLLPVDPDFPLFGGKTLRVRAGLELAYRDQRPIVKIRGVSIMGVPVPAAWLGGLKNVDLVKEFGSDQGFWQAFSDGVESITIREGELHIELKE; encoded by the coding sequence ATGACCCGGCAAGAAAGCAAAAAAGGTTTCTCAGGCCTGCAGGTTTTCGGTATTGCCGTCCTGGTGATGATTGTTGCTGTTGCCGGAACAATCTTTGCGGCCAGGGCCTGGTTCTTTCCCCGTCCGTTTAAACCGGTGGTTTTGAGTCAGCAGGAAGAAAAACGGCTGGAGCGCAAGCTGGAACAATTTGAACGCCCGGGTTATAAGCCACTGCCGGTGCCAAAAGCCTCAAACTCAAAGCCGCAAAAGAATGATTGGCTGTCTGATGGCAGATTGAAACCTGAAGCCTACAGTGAGAAGGGGGCTTCAAGGGAGATTAACTTGAGTGAACGTGAACTCAATGGTCTTCTGGCAAAAAATACTGATCTGGCTCGGAAAGTGGCTATTGATCTGTCAGAAGATCTGGTCAGTGCCAGACTCCTGCTGCCGGTTGATCCGGATTTTCCGTTGTTTGGCGGTAAAACGTTGCGGGTTCGGGCAGGATTGGAACTGGCGTACCGTGATCAGAGACCGATAGTGAAAATTCGGGGTGTCAGTATCATGGGTGTTCCCGTGCCTGCCGCTTGGCTTGGCGGCCTTAAAAATGTTGATCTGGTCAAAGAATTCGGTTCTGATCAGGGGTTTTGGCAAGCATTCTCTGATGGGGTGGAATCCATTACCATCAGGGAAGGAGAACTCCACATCGAACTCAAAGAATAA
- a CDS encoding FAD-binding oxidoreductase: MNELSASQKSTLISMVSEDRFSTGSSDKNLHLHDISYHCGQLPAGIIWPSSTEEVADILQWSYGQKIPVTPWGAGTSTEGNPVPTRGGLVIDCTRMDRILAIRPQDMQVDVQPGVFRKTLNRQVGKHGLFFPPDPGADATIGGMIANNASGIQTVKYGATKDYVMRLTIVLPQGKIIHTGCLAPKSSSGYDLTRLFVGSEGTLGIVTEANLRLTGLPAHHLAATITFPNLESATRVVTAMISSGLEPAALELLTPNLISLMNHEKALGLPEQPSLFCEFHGISEATLKETEQLTTELCQDYDAEVFRFGMEETHRNNLWRARHEAWETIHRAHPGKETLIVDAAVPISRYSDMVVFAQAQVDDNLAVGYVFGHAGDGNLHVVLVGDPEKAGEWESLEAINHQIVARAVEVGGTCTGEHGVGIGKRQFMHQEHGESLELMRQIKNLIDPLGLMNPGKIFI; encoded by the coding sequence ATGAACGAATTGAGCGCAAGCCAAAAAAGCACCCTGATCAGCATGGTCAGTGAAGATCGTTTTTCCACCGGCTCCTCAGATAAAAATCTACACTTGCATGATATTTCCTACCATTGTGGTCAGTTGCCGGCCGGAATTATCTGGCCTTCGAGTACTGAGGAGGTAGCTGACATTCTTCAATGGAGCTATGGGCAGAAAATTCCGGTCACCCCCTGGGGTGCTGGAACCAGTACGGAAGGCAACCCGGTTCCCACCCGCGGTGGCTTGGTGATCGATTGCACCCGCATGGATCGCATCCTGGCAATTCGCCCCCAGGATATGCAGGTTGATGTCCAGCCGGGAGTCTTTCGCAAAACGTTGAACCGACAAGTTGGTAAACATGGTTTGTTTTTCCCTCCAGATCCCGGTGCTGACGCTACTATTGGCGGCATGATTGCCAACAACGCCTCCGGTATCCAAACGGTCAAGTACGGTGCTACCAAGGATTACGTGATGAGACTTACCATAGTTCTTCCCCAGGGAAAGATTATCCATACCGGCTGTCTGGCACCAAAATCTTCATCCGGATATGATTTGACCCGTCTGTTTGTCGGTTCTGAAGGAACTTTGGGGATCGTCACCGAGGCAAATCTCCGTCTCACCGGCCTCCCCGCCCACCACCTGGCGGCAACCATCACTTTTCCCAATCTGGAAAGTGCCACCCGAGTAGTTACCGCAATGATAAGCTCGGGCCTGGAACCGGCTGCCCTGGAGCTTTTGACCCCTAATCTTATTAGCTTGATGAATCATGAGAAAGCCTTGGGACTGCCTGAACAACCATCACTTTTTTGTGAATTTCATGGAATCAGCGAAGCAACCCTCAAAGAAACCGAGCAGTTAACCACTGAACTTTGCCAAGACTATGATGCCGAAGTTTTTCGCTTCGGGATGGAAGAAACACACCGAAATAATCTCTGGCGGGCTCGTCATGAAGCCTGGGAAACTATTCATCGCGCCCATCCGGGAAAGGAAACTTTGATCGTGGATGCCGCAGTTCCCATTTCCAGATATTCGGACATGGTTGTTTTTGCCCAAGCCCAGGTGGATGATAATCTGGCGGTTGGTTATGTTTTCGGTCATGCCGGCGACGGCAATCTGCACGTTGTGCTGGTGGGGGATCCCGAAAAAGCGGGGGAATGGGAATCACTTGAGGCAATCAACCACCAGATTGTCGCCCGGGCAGTGGAGGTTGGGGGGACTTGTACCGGGGAGCATGGAGTGGGCATTGGTAAGCGCCAATTTATGCATCAGGAACACGGTGAAAGCCTGGAGCTGATGCGGCAGATAAAAAACCTTATTGATCCTCTGGGTTTGATGAATCCGGGAAAGATTTTTATCTGA
- a CDS encoding sigma-54 dependent transcriptional regulator — translation MMLNRILIIDDEKLIRESLSHLLTGAGYQVDLAADGDQAKQLFTQHTYDLALIDLRLPDCSGIELLKIFKTAVPDQGPMCIMMTAYGSVDSAVQAMKHGAYDYINKPFKSKEILLIVKLALEAGGLKREVRQIIKTQAKKYNINNMIAVDPLMIKTFEVVKKVAANRDVSVLIQGESGTGKELIAKSLHYLSARAAKPFVSINCASIPGNLLESELFGYERGAFTDAKSRKQGLLEKAEGGTVFLDEIGDMEPSLQAKLLRVLEENRFRRLGSVSDINIDVRFVSATNQMLEKLIEKGIFREDLYYRLKVINITIPPLRERKQDIEVLLKYFIDHFNSKLNRQVKGVSPGALSLLQQYRWPGNIRELKNTIERIMILEDDEIITEEHLPLEVISSSREKGKYGVFLPREYDIRQGVDFNGLVKSFSSYLIEEAMKIAGGNKAKTARLLSMDRGTLRYQIKKLGIEEEGSDEE, via the coding sequence ATGATGTTAAATCGAATACTTATTATTGATGATGAAAAATTAATCAGGGAATCCTTGTCTCATTTATTAACCGGAGCTGGGTATCAGGTAGATCTGGCTGCCGATGGGGATCAGGCGAAACAACTTTTTACCCAGCACACGTATGATCTGGCTCTGATTGATCTGCGTTTGCCGGATTGCAGTGGGATTGAATTGCTGAAAATCTTTAAGACGGCGGTCCCTGATCAGGGGCCTATGTGCATCATGATGACAGCCTATGGTTCAGTGGATTCAGCGGTGCAGGCGATGAAGCATGGGGCCTATGATTATATCAATAAGCCATTTAAATCCAAGGAAATCCTGTTGATTGTCAAGCTGGCCCTGGAGGCCGGGGGCTTGAAGCGGGAAGTTCGGCAGATTATCAAAACCCAGGCGAAAAAATACAATATCAACAATATGATCGCCGTTGATCCACTGATGATAAAAACCTTCGAAGTGGTGAAAAAAGTAGCCGCTAACCGTGACGTTTCGGTTTTGATTCAAGGAGAAAGCGGTACCGGTAAAGAATTGATTGCCAAATCTCTGCACTATTTAAGTGCGAGAGCTGCCAAGCCTTTTGTCAGTATCAACTGTGCCTCAATTCCCGGTAATCTGCTGGAAAGTGAACTGTTTGGTTATGAACGGGGAGCCTTTACGGATGCCAAAAGCCGTAAACAAGGTTTACTGGAAAAGGCTGAGGGTGGTACAGTCTTTCTGGATGAAATCGGCGATATGGAACCCTCGCTGCAGGCCAAACTGCTTCGGGTTCTGGAGGAAAACCGTTTCCGCCGTCTTGGCAGCGTATCGGATATCAATATTGATGTGCGCTTTGTTTCCGCTACCAATCAGATGCTGGAAAAGTTGATTGAAAAGGGAATTTTTCGCGAGGATCTTTATTACCGGCTCAAAGTTATTAATATCACTATTCCGCCGCTGCGGGAAAGGAAACAGGATATTGAAGTTTTGCTCAAATACTTTATTGACCATTTTAACAGCAAACTGAACCGACAGGTAAAGGGTGTGAGTCCGGGAGCTCTTTCCCTTTTGCAGCAGTACCGGTGGCCGGGGAATATCCGGGAGCTGAAAAATACCATTGAGCGGATCATGATTCTTGAAGATGACGAAATTATTACCGAAGAACATCTGCCCCTGGAAGTTATTTCCTCCAGTCGGGAAAAAGGCAAGTACGGGGTGTTTTTGCCCCGTGAGTATGATATTCGCCAGGGTGTTGATTTTAACGGTCTGGTTAAATCTTTTTCCAGTTATTTAATTGAAGAGGCAATGAAGATAGCCGGAGGCAATAAGGCTAAAACTGCCCGCCTGCTATCCATGGACCGAGGGACTTTGCGCTATCAGATCAAGAAACTGGGGATCGAAGAAGAGGGGTCGGACGAGGAATAA
- a CDS encoding ATP-binding protein → MPPLILSGQMTKLSQLPESSIYQTKEVLASLYQISRLSSVSDGRDDLIRTVLETIINGLQYDRVALYLLKMGTSILEGVINVGCQVSVKGVKYDLYADDCVETRVVKTAEIITIKSGCDHSFYTPIDRKRNEVLKRTSCVLLPIITKQGVIGTLLADRSHRQGIINRDDIEILEIFCNQIGIVVENLRLLESNRQKINELTMLQKISRSMSELRDLDSLCRLIVKEANRLGKSQGCWLQLNTDGVNLTTVAVDGCHKSEVDELDDESQTEEVRNGNHTAYRLLSMPAERGGHQVGVLAVPLVGGSEVRGIVKLLYQGNTGLAGINVDVIDVFAAQVSKAIENITFYQHLQKERDFRESILRSTPNGIITIDADLLITSCNQQARRLFSIHGELLHSPVCDIIDSFSFRQGLIEVVNGQRSMAQLEVVRNKSQGGEQNLLISINSLHHDWSREREILIMIQDQTGRKKMDREVERMKRLASIGQLAAGIAHEIRNPLTGMNISLDIIKEDVGENQQTVSLVDGVSRELDRLETIVSSLLEFSRTGTLDMGTIQLESLLQQWFPLFREQCKRSQVMTTLEVEYDLPPVRGDGEKLRQVLINLSLNALEAISGPGTINMKVGVKSANQISSVNSGLSPASPGAVPDVYVEIAVIDSGAGMNEEIKERVFDPFYTTRNQGTGLGLSIVHNIIKEHDGWIDVESEPGKGSRFAVFIPVAETENHGRSQDDVKSNTYY, encoded by the coding sequence ATGCCCCCTCTTATTTTATCAGGACAGATGACCAAACTTTCTCAATTACCGGAATCATCCATCTATCAGACTAAAGAAGTTCTGGCGTCACTCTACCAGATCAGTCGTCTCAGTTCGGTCAGTGACGGGCGGGATGATTTGATCCGGACGGTGCTTGAAACGATCATTAATGGTCTGCAATATGATCGGGTTGCTCTGTATCTGTTGAAAATGGGGACTTCAATTCTTGAGGGAGTAATTAATGTCGGCTGTCAGGTCAGCGTCAAGGGAGTCAAGTATGATCTTTATGCCGACGATTGCGTCGAAACCAGAGTAGTGAAAACTGCTGAAATTATAACGATTAAGTCCGGATGTGATCATTCTTTCTATACTCCGATTGATCGTAAGCGCAATGAGGTCTTAAAAAGAACCAGTTGCGTCTTGCTGCCGATTATCACCAAGCAGGGGGTCATCGGGACCCTGTTGGCAGACCGAAGCCATCGGCAGGGGATTATTAACCGTGATGATATTGAGATACTGGAGATTTTCTGTAACCAGATAGGGATTGTGGTGGAAAATCTGCGGTTACTGGAAAGCAATCGGCAAAAAATTAATGAACTGACCATGTTACAGAAAATTTCTCGGTCCATGAGTGAGTTGCGGGATTTGGATTCCCTTTGTCGGTTAATTGTTAAAGAGGCAAACCGCTTGGGAAAAAGTCAGGGTTGTTGGTTGCAACTGAATACTGATGGTGTTAATTTAACTACCGTGGCTGTCGATGGGTGCCATAAAAGTGAAGTTGATGAATTGGACGATGAAAGTCAGACGGAGGAAGTGAGAAACGGTAATCATACTGCATACCGATTGCTGTCCATGCCGGCTGAACGTGGCGGTCATCAGGTAGGTGTTCTGGCTGTGCCGTTGGTGGGAGGCAGCGAAGTTCGGGGTATTGTTAAATTACTATATCAAGGGAATACCGGTTTGGCCGGGATCAATGTTGATGTGATTGATGTTTTTGCCGCCCAGGTCAGCAAAGCTATTGAAAATATCACCTTTTATCAACATTTACAGAAAGAACGAGATTTTCGTGAGAGTATACTGCGCAGCACGCCAAACGGGATTATCACCATTGATGCCGATTTGTTGATTACTTCCTGTAATCAGCAGGCCAGGAGGTTGTTCAGCATTCATGGTGAGCTGCTCCATAGTCCGGTATGTGATATTATTGACAGTTTTTCTTTTCGCCAGGGATTAATTGAGGTGGTTAATGGACAACGGTCAATGGCACAGCTGGAAGTTGTTCGTAATAAATCACAGGGTGGAGAGCAGAATCTGCTAATTTCCATTAATTCCCTGCATCATGACTGGTCCAGAGAGCGTGAAATCCTGATAATGATTCAGGATCAGACGGGAAGGAAAAAGATGGACCGGGAGGTTGAAAGGATGAAACGTCTGGCATCCATCGGCCAGCTGGCTGCCGGCATCGCCCATGAGATACGAAATCCACTCACCGGGATGAATATTTCCCTGGATATTATCAAGGAAGATGTTGGTGAAAACCAGCAAACTGTTTCCCTGGTTGATGGTGTGTCCCGGGAACTTGACCGCCTGGAAACGATAGTATCCTCCCTGCTGGAATTTTCCCGCACCGGGACTCTGGACATGGGAACCATACAGCTTGAATCCCTGCTACAACAGTGGTTTCCCCTTTTTCGGGAACAATGCAAGCGGAGCCAGGTGATGACTACCCTGGAGGTGGAATATGATTTACCGCCAGTAAGGGGGGATGGGGAAAAGCTTCGCCAGGTGTTGATAAACCTGTCATTAAATGCTCTGGAAGCAATCTCCGGTCCGGGGACCATTAACATGAAAGTGGGGGTTAAGAGCGCAAATCAGATTTCGTCAGTAAACTCGGGACTGTCCCCAGCTTCACCGGGGGCTGTCCCAGATGTTTATGTTGAAATTGCGGTGATCGATAGTGGCGCGGGCATGAATGAAGAGATTAAAGAGCGCGTCTTTGATCCATTTTATACCACCAGAAATCAGGGTACCGGATTAGGACTTTCCATAGTTCATAATATTATTAAAGAACATGATGGCTGGATCGATGTAGAAAGTGAACCGGGTAAAGGGAGCCGCTTTGCGGTTTTTATCCCGGTTGCTGAAACCGAAAATCATGGCCGGAGTCAGGATGATGTTAAATCGAATACTTATTATTGA
- a CDS encoding indolepyruvate oxidoreductase subunit beta: MKNINILLAGVGGQGVLLASQILTRVAMAAGLDVKQSEVHGMSQRGGSVTSHVRFGDKIYSPTVDDGTADFLLGFERLETLRNAHCVAPDGKILYNTMRINPSTVASGEASYPEGIEANIKKYAADVIAVDGLGLAERVGNVRAANTVLVGAISSFLPFPETLWEAQLQEILPAKLVELNLRALELGRQAVAG, from the coding sequence ATGAAAAACATAAATATTTTACTTGCGGGAGTTGGTGGACAGGGAGTTCTGTTGGCCAGCCAGATTTTAACCAGAGTGGCCATGGCCGCCGGCCTGGATGTCAAACAAAGTGAAGTGCATGGGATGTCCCAGCGGGGAGGGAGTGTCACCAGTCATGTGCGGTTTGGTGATAAAATTTATTCTCCCACCGTTGATGATGGTACTGCTGACTTTCTCCTGGGGTTCGAACGTCTGGAAACTTTGCGAAATGCCCATTGTGTTGCGCCCGATGGAAAAATACTCTATAATACCATGCGAATTAACCCAAGTACGGTTGCTTCCGGGGAGGCGAGCTATCCAGAGGGCATTGAAGCCAACATAAAAAAATATGCTGCTGATGTCATCGCGGTTGATGGTTTGGGTCTGGCCGAACGGGTTGGAAATGTCAGGGCCGCGAATACGGTATTAGTGGGAGCAATTTCTTCTTTTCTGCCTTTTCCTGAAACATTATGGGAGGCGCAACTGCAGGAGATTCTGCCGGCAAAACTGGTGGAGCTTAATCTCAGAGCCTTAGAGCTTGGCAGACAGGCGGTAGCTGGTTGA
- the iorA gene encoding indolepyruvate ferredoxin oxidoreductase subunit alpha — translation MPERAILSGNEAIARGAYEAGVVLASAYPGTPSTEILENVSKYKDIYSEWSPNEKVAMEVGVGSSIAGARTLVAMKHVGVNVAADALFTFSYTGVGGGLVLVSADDPAMHSSQNEQDNRNYGKFAKIPVVEPSDSQEAKEFVGLALEISEEFDTPVLFRTTTRVSHSKSLVSFAERRVAEKKPELVKDMPKYTMLPAFGRRKHPLVEERIEKLKAYAESSPLNRIEMADTKIGVVTNGITYQYVKDALPEASVLKLGMTYPLPTKLIKDFAAQVDQLYVIEELDPFFEEQIRLMGVDVAHGKDLFSLCGEFSPQLIREKVVESSLTLQDVAEGLPARPPAFCPGCSHRGIFTILKKLKVFVSGDIGCYTLGALPPIQALHSCVCMGASIGMAHGMSHVIETGDDLTQKTVAVIGDSTFFHSGMTGLLNSVYNKGISVVMILDNRTTGMTGGQENPGTGKTLSGEDAISADIPAMARAFGIQEVVAVDPYNLEEVEDTLRAELANPQLSVIVVEAPCVLRYRISKPVLKVDPEKCTGCKRCLQVSCNALSLIEEDDNSYVEIDPNLCVGCTVCAQVCKFDAIS, via the coding sequence ATGCCGGAACGAGCGATTTTATCAGGTAATGAAGCCATTGCCCGGGGGGCTTATGAGGCGGGTGTAGTGCTGGCCTCTGCATATCCGGGGACCCCATCGACGGAAATTCTTGAAAATGTTTCAAAATATAAAGATATCTACAGTGAATGGTCTCCTAATGAAAAGGTGGCGATGGAAGTGGGGGTCGGTAGTTCGATAGCCGGGGCTCGTACCCTGGTGGCCATGAAGCATGTTGGGGTAAATGTGGCGGCAGATGCCCTGTTTACCTTTTCCTACACCGGTGTCGGTGGTGGTTTGGTACTGGTTAGCGCGGATGATCCGGCGATGCACAGTTCCCAGAATGAACAGGACAACCGGAATTATGGGAAGTTTGCCAAAATTCCGGTGGTTGAACCCAGTGACAGTCAGGAAGCCAAGGAGTTTGTCGGCCTGGCCCTTGAGATCAGTGAAGAGTTTGATACCCCGGTACTTTTTCGTACCACAACCAGGGTTTCTCATTCCAAGAGCCTGGTGAGCTTTGCGGAACGCCGGGTGGCGGAAAAAAAACCGGAACTGGTAAAGGATATGCCTAAATATACCATGTTGCCGGCTTTTGGCCGCCGCAAACATCCCCTGGTTGAGGAGCGGATTGAGAAGTTAAAAGCTTATGCCGAGAGTTCACCTTTAAACCGGATAGAGATGGCGGATACTAAAATCGGCGTGGTGACCAACGGCATTACTTATCAGTATGTTAAAGATGCCTTGCCGGAGGCTTCAGTGCTTAAACTGGGCATGACCTATCCTCTGCCCACCAAGCTGATCAAGGATTTTGCCGCCCAGGTGGATCAGCTGTATGTGATTGAAGAGTTGGATCCATTTTTTGAGGAACAGATCCGGCTGATGGGCGTTGATGTGGCCCACGGTAAGGATTTGTTTTCCCTTTGTGGTGAATTCAGCCCCCAGTTGATCCGGGAAAAAGTTGTCGAATCATCGCTGACACTCCAGGATGTCGCTGAAGGTCTGCCTGCCCGGCCTCCGGCATTTTGTCCGGGTTGTTCTCATAGGGGGATTTTCACGATTCTAAAAAAACTTAAGGTTTTTGTTTCCGGTGACATTGGCTGTTATACTCTGGGGGCACTGCCGCCTATCCAGGCACTGCATTCCTGTGTCTGCATGGGGGCCAGTATCGGCATGGCTCATGGGATGTCCCATGTGATTGAGACGGGTGATGATCTGACCCAGAAAACCGTAGCGGTTATTGGTGATTCAACCTTTTTTCATTCCGGTATGACCGGATTATTGAATTCTGTTTATAATAAAGGTATTTCGGTGGTAATGATTCTTGATAATCGGACCACCGGGATGACCGGCGGCCAGGAAAATCCCGGGACCGGTAAAACCCTTTCCGGTGAGGATGCAATTTCTGCTGATATTCCGGCTATGGCCAGGGCGTTCGGGATTCAGGAAGTGGTTGCCGTGGATCCTTACAACCTGGAAGAAGTTGAGGATACTCTGCGGGCTGAATTGGCAAATCCCCAACTTTCAGTCATTGTGGTTGAGGCTCCCTGCGTTCTACGCTACCGGATCAGTAAACCGGTACTTAAGGTTGATCCGGAAAAATGTACCGGCTGTAAACGTTGTCTCCAGGTAAGCTGCAATGCTCTCAGCCTGATTGAAGAGGATGATAACTCTTATGTAGAGATTGATCCTAATCTTTGTGTCGGTTGTACGGTTTGTGCTCAGGTTTGTAAATTTGACGCCATTTCCTAA
- a CDS encoding thiolase family protein, with translation MFTKAFIPYGGYFSSPFSRWQGTLANENAIVLAAATTKRWLAEKKIDPGIFEYLFFGFTIPQHHGFYASPWAAAMMGAERIPGCIISQACSTSTTCIYQAAMGIEQGEYQKAFTLMADRCSNGPHLVWPNPKGPGAQLEAENWLMDNFGSDPWAKNAMIETAENVAHEAGITREECDELALRRYEQYAEALADNRAFQQRYMFPLEVRLSRKKSIMFSEDEGIMPSTAEGLAGLKPVLPDGVHTFGAQTHPADGNCGLIVTDQQTASELSTDKDVQVQVLSYGFSREKKGYMAAAVVPAAERALAKAEINIQEVKAIKTHNPFAVNDLYMAKQMGIDALQFNNYGSSLVFGHPQGPTAGRCIIELIEELKLKGGGYGLFAGCAAGDTAAALVFKVD, from the coding sequence ATGTTTACCAAGGCTTTTATTCCGTACGGCGGCTATTTCTCATCACCATTTTCCCGGTGGCAGGGAACCCTGGCCAATGAAAATGCTATTGTTCTGGCTGCGGCAACAACCAAGAGGTGGCTGGCGGAGAAAAAAATTGATCCGGGGATCTTTGAATATCTTTTCTTTGGGTTTACCATCCCCCAGCATCATGGGTTTTATGCCAGTCCCTGGGCGGCGGCGATGATGGGGGCTGAGCGGATCCCCGGCTGTATTATCAGCCAGGCATGTTCAACTTCCACCACCTGTATTTATCAGGCGGCCATGGGAATCGAACAGGGCGAGTACCAGAAAGCTTTTACCTTGATGGCTGACCGTTGTTCAAACGGCCCCCACTTGGTCTGGCCCAATCCGAAAGGACCGGGGGCACAGCTGGAAGCGGAAAACTGGCTGATGGACAATTTTGGTTCTGATCCCTGGGCAAAAAATGCCATGATTGAAACGGCTGAAAATGTCGCCCATGAAGCTGGCATAACCAGGGAGGAATGTGACGAACTGGCTTTACGGCGTTATGAACAGTATGCGGAAGCTCTGGCCGATAATCGTGCTTTCCAGCAGCGGTACATGTTTCCGCTTGAAGTCAGACTCAGTAGAAAGAAAAGCATCATGTTTTCCGAGGATGAAGGAATTATGCCCAGTACGGCCGAGGGACTGGCTGGCCTGAAACCGGTATTGCCTGATGGAGTGCACACCTTTGGCGCCCAAACCCATCCGGCTGATGGAAACTGTGGTTTGATTGTTACCGATCAACAGACGGCCAGCGAACTAAGCACGGATAAGGACGTTCAGGTGCAGGTGCTTTCATACGGGTTTTCCCGGGAGAAAAAAGGGTATATGGCGGCTGCGGTGGTCCCGGCAGCTGAACGGGCATTAGCAAAGGCTGAGATTAACATTCAGGAGGTTAAAGCCATTAAGACCCATAATCCATTTGCGGTCAATGATCTCTACATGGCTAAACAAATGGGCATTGATGCACTTCAATTTAACAACTATGGCAGTTCACTGGTTTTTGGTCATCCCCAGGGACCCACTGCCGGTCGCTGTATTATCGAGCTGATCGAAGAATTGAAACTGAAAGGCGGGGGCTATGGCCTGTTTGCCGGTTGCGCTGCCGGTGATACGGCTGCGGCGCTGGTATTTAAAGTTGATTAA
- a CDS encoding AMP-binding protein produces MALWLNLGEIFRVNAVKYPQNIAFCDQHRRFTFPQSNQRVNQLAHAMLAMGLQKGDTVSCFLENCIEICELYLACAKIGVVINPINFRLVAPEVEYIANNADAKAIFVHDEFVPVIEQIHDKLTKIQNYIVIGSARDGYREYEELLAAQTKDEPQASVKPADPWILLYTSGTTGRPKGVVRSHESYIAFYLINGCDFFFGPKDMVLTCMPLCHVNTTFFSFTVTYLGGGNYIHPARSFRPADILEVVQQQEITFLSLIPTHYNLIFSLPEEKLQGYDLSSIKKLLCSSAPARIEHKKAILKLIPGVELYEGYGSTEAGIVATLMPEDQLTRPGSIGKESAGTDLIKILDEDGHEVAQGEVGELYSRGPMLLDGYYKLPEATAEAFVGEYFSAGDMARRDDDGYYYLVDRKKNMIITGGENVYPSEVENVLAAHEAVFDLAVIGLPHEKWGEQVTAVIILKDGKSATAEELMAMTRVQLAPYKCPKNIIFISADEMPRTGTGKILHRILREKYGKK; encoded by the coding sequence ATGGCATTATGGCTGAATCTGGGTGAAATTTTTCGGGTCAATGCAGTTAAATATCCGCAAAATATCGCCTTTTGTGATCAACACAGGCGTTTTACTTTTCCCCAATCTAATCAGCGGGTTAATCAGTTGGCGCATGCCATGCTGGCCATGGGACTGCAAAAAGGCGATACAGTTTCCTGTTTCCTGGAAAATTGCATTGAAATCTGTGAGTTGTACCTTGCCTGTGCTAAAATCGGGGTTGTTATAAATCCGATTAATTTTCGCCTGGTGGCTCCCGAAGTTGAATATATTGCCAATAATGCTGATGCCAAAGCGATTTTCGTCCATGATGAATTTGTGCCGGTGATTGAGCAGATTCACGATAAACTGACAAAAATCCAAAATTATATAGTTATTGGTTCGGCCCGGGATGGTTACCGGGAATATGAGGAATTGCTTGCGGCGCAGACAAAAGATGAGCCGCAAGCGTCAGTGAAACCGGCGGACCCATGGATATTATTGTATACTTCCGGGACTACCGGGCGTCCCAAAGGGGTGGTTCGCTCCCATGAATCCTATATTGCTTTTTACCTGATTAACGGCTGTGACTTTTTTTTCGGGCCAAAGGATATGGTTTTGACCTGTATGCCCCTTTGTCACGTCAATACAACTTTTTTCTCTTTTACGGTGACCTATCTGGGTGGCGGGAATTATATTCACCCAGCCCGCTCTTTCAGGCCGGCAGATATCCTCGAGGTCGTACAGCAACAGGAGATTACCTTTCTTTCGCTGATCCCGACCCATTACAATCTTATTTTCAGTTTGCCGGAAGAAAAACTGCAAGGTTATGATCTTTCTTCCATCAAGAAGTTGCTCTGTTCTTCGGCACCGGCCCGGATTGAACATAAAAAAGCAATACTTAAATTAATTCCGGGGGTTGAACTTTATGAAGGCTATGGCTCGACCGAGGCCGGGATTGTTGCTACCTTGATGCCTGAAGACCAGCTGACCAGGCCAGGGTCCATCGGCAAAGAGTCGGCAGGTACCGATCTGATAAAGATTCTGGATGAAGATGGGCATGAAGTGGCTCAGGGCGAAGTTGGTGAATTGTATTCACGTGGCCCCATGCTTCTGGACGGCTACTATAAGCTGCCAGAGGCAACGGCTGAAGCTTTTGTCGGGGAATATTTCAGTGCCGGGGACATGGCCCGCCGGGATGACGATGGTTATTATTATCTGGTTGATCGTAAGAAGAATATGATTATTACCGGCGGTGAAAATGTCTATCCTTCCGAGGTGGAAAACGTTCTGGCTGCCCATGAAGCTGTTTTTGACCTGGCGGTTATCGGTCTTCCTCATGAAAAATGGGGGGAACAGGTGACGGCGGTGATCATCCTTAAAGATGGGAAGAGTGCTACCGCTGAAGAATTGATGGCCATGACCAGGGTTCAGCTGGCACCATATAAGTGTCCGAAGAACATTATTTTTATCTCAGCGGATGAAATGCCACGCACCGGTACGGGAAAAATACTGCACCGGATTCTGCGTGAAAAATATGGTAAAAAATAA